One genomic segment of Anguilla anguilla isolate fAngAng1 chromosome 2, fAngAng1.pri, whole genome shotgun sequence includes these proteins:
- the LOC118219614 gene encoding cytochrome P450 2K1-like, whose product MLEGILPQMPPPLTLLGVVLVLFLLYLLSSTPGQGKDPPGPRPLPLLGNLFLLDLKQLHLSLCELSKKYGSVFTIHLGPKKVVVLAGYKTVKQALVNYAEEFGDREISPIFRETLQGHGVLFSNGNSWKEMRRFSLTNLRDFGMGKRGSEEKIIEESRSLIEVFENFKGEPFNTTQPVNYCVSNIISAIVYGTRFDYADPAFQKMVDRTGENIHLCGSAEILLYNMFPWLRWCCGWWLVNRTQIFKNDGYNLEEIMGLVQGLRDTLNSQDLRGFVDSFLDRQQEESDQPGSYYHNNNLKFTIYNLFAAGTDTTATTLRWGLLLMAKYPHIQDQVQEELSRVIGDREPRVEDRRNLPYTDAVIHEIQRLANIVPMSLPHTTSCDVTFQGHFIKKGTTVVPLLTSVLQDEDEWETPHSFNPGHFLDEKGCFIKRDAFMPFSAGRRACLGESLARMELFLFFTFLLQRFRFTPPPGVSEDELDLTPTVGFTLSPSPHLLCTVSRT is encoded by the exons ATGTTGGAGGGGATTTTACCCCAGATGCCCCCACCCTTGACCCTCCTgggggtggtgctggtgctgttTCTGCTCTACCTGCTGTCTTCCACCCCTGGGCAGGGAAAAGACCCACCGGGACCCAGACCCCTGCCCCTCCTTGGGAACCTGTTTCTCCTGGACCTCAAACAGCTccacctgtctctctgtgag CTGTCTAAGAAATATGGATCTGTGTTCACCATACACTTGGGCCCCAAGAAGGTGGTCGTCCTGGCAGGCTACAAGACGGTCAAACAGGCGCTGGTCAACTACGCTGAAGAGTTTGGAGACCGGGAAATTTCACCCATATTTAGAGAGACTCTGCAAGGGCACG GTGTGCTGTTCTCCAACGGAAACTCCTGGAAGGAGATGAGACGCTTCTCCCTCACCAACCTGCGCGACTTCGGAATGGGCAAGAGGGGGAGCGAGGAGAAGATCATCGAGGAATCCCGCTCCCTCATCGAGGTGTTTGAGAATTTTAAGG gtGAGCCTTTCAACACCACTCAGCCAGTGAATTACTGCGTCTCCAACATAATCAGCGCCATCGTCTACGGCACCCGCTTCGACTACGCTGACCCCGCCTTTCAGAAAATGGTCGACAGGACCGGTGAAAACATCCACCTGTGTGGCTCCGCTGAAATACTG CTGTACAACATGTTCCCCTGGCTGCGCTGGTGCtgtggctggtggctggtgaATCGGACCCAGATTTTTAAGAACGACGGATACAACCTTGAGGAGATTATGGGACTGGTGCAGGGACTGAGGGACACACTCAACTCCCAGGACCTCAGGGGATTTGTGGACTCCTTCCTGGATCGGCAGCAGGAG GAGTCAGACCAGCCAGGTTCCTACTACCACAACAACAACCTGAAATTTACCATCTACAACCTGTTTGCAGCAGGGACGGATACCACTGCAACCACCCTGAGATGGGGTCTGCTGCTGATGGCCAAGTACCCCCACATACAGG ACCAGGTTCAGGAGGAGTTGAGCCGGGTCATTGGGGACCGGGAACCCCGGGTGGAGGACCGGAGGAACCTGCCCTACACAGACGCCGTGATCCACGAGATCCAGAGACTGGCTAACATTGTACCCATGAGCCTTCCCCACACCACCAGCTGTGACGTCACCTTCCAGGGACACTTCATCAAGAAG GGAACTACAGTGGTCCCACTCCTGACGTCGGTGCTGCAGGATGAGGACGAGTGGGAGACGCCCCACAGCTTCAACCCCGGCCACTTCCTGGATGAGAAGGGCTGCTTCATCAAGAGAGACGCCTTCATGCCCTTCTctgcag GGCGACGGGCCTGTCTGGGAGAGAGTCTGGCCAGGATGgagctcttcctcttcttcacctTCCTCCTGCAGAGGTTCCGCTTCACACCACCGCCAGGGGTGTCCGAGGATGAGCTGGACCTGACACCGACCGTGGGGTTCACCCTCAGCCCTTCCCCCCACCTGCTGTGCACTGTGAGCCGGACCTAA